The window CACTCTAGGAACCCTCCCCGGATCAGGATGCTCTTGATCTCCTCCTGATCCATAAGATTATTCTCCGAGCTGAAGCTGTTGAAGGACACATGCGGATAATTCCGGTAATGGGCTTTCAGCTCCGGCATATCCAGCGTCGGGAGAATGACCAGGTACTGCTCATCGTAGACGACCGTAGTCAGGCTCTCGAAATCACTCATCAGAATTTCATGAATCTTCTCCCCGGGACGGATGCCGGCTTCAATAATGCTGACATCGCTTTTTCCGGAGGCTTCGATCAGCACTTCGGCCAGATCGACAATCCGGCAGGTCGGCATTGTCATGACGAAGATTTCCCCGCCGATGCTGACCTCGGAAGCTTTGAACAACAGGGTGATCGCATCGCGGAGCGTGAAGAAGAAGCGGGTCATTTTCATATCGGTAATGCGTACCTGGCCCTTATCCTTGATCTGCTTCATGAACAGATGCACCACGCTGCCGTTGGTTCCCAGCACATTACCGCCGCGCACCGTTACGAACCGGGTGCCTGAGCCGAGCAGATTGGCATACACGAACAGCTTTTCGCCGATGGCTTTGGTCATGCCGTAGAAGTTAGACGGGTTCGCAGC of the Paenibacillus pedocola genome contains:
- a CDS encoding polysaccharide biosynthesis protein, which encodes MFNNKRIMVTGGTGSWGHELIRQLLPQNPKEIIIFSRSESAQVAMSREFEDNRLSFIIGDIRDKDALVAACRGVDYVFHLAALKHVPVCEDQPYEALKTNVVGTQNVIEAAIANNVEKAIYISTDKAANPSNFYGMTKAIGEKLFVYANLLGSGTRFVTVRGGNVLGTNGSVVHLFMKQIKDKGQVRITDMKMTRFFFTLRDAITLLFKASEVSIGGEIFVMTMPTCRIVDLAEVLIEASGKSDVSIIEAGIRPGEKIHEILMSDFESLTTVVYDEQYLVILPTLDMPELKAHYRNYPHVSFNSFSSENNLMDQEEIKSILIRGGFLE